The Fluviicola sp. genome contains a region encoding:
- the rpoB gene encoding DNA-directed RNA polymerase subunit beta, with amino-acid sequence MATTSNTSTRINFASSKNQFAYPDFLDIQLKSFQEFFQLETTPENRESEGLFKVFAENFPITDTRNQFVLEFLDYFIDPPRYTIDECIERGLTYSVPLKAKLKLYCTDPEHEDFETIVQDVYLGTIPYMTPKGSFVINGAERVIVSQLHRSPGVFFGQSRHANGTKLYSARVIPFKGSWIEFATDINSVMYAYIDRKKKLPVTTLFRAIGYETDKDILEIFGLADEVKANKANLKKCVGRRLAARVLKSWIEDFGDEDTGEVVSIERNEVILDRETVLEDHHIDEIIDAGVKTVIFHKEDANTADYTIIYNTLQKDTSNSEKEAVEHIYRQLRNAEPPDYETAKGVFEKLFFSDARYDLGEVGRYRMNKKLNIDNSEESRVLTKNDILSIIKYLIELINSKADVDDIDHLSNRRVRTVGEQLYAQFGVGLARMARTIRERMNVRDNEVFTPIDLINAKTLSSVINSFFGTNQLSQFMDQTNPLSEVTHKRRLSALGPGGLSRERAGFEVRDVHYTHYGRLCTIETPEGPNIGLISSLCVFAKVNKLGFIETPYRSVVNGKVDISSEPIYLSAEEEDAKMIAQANAKVDEKGNFLSEVVKARYEGDFPVVPPTDLNLMDVGANQIASIAASSIPFLEHDDANRALMGSNMQRQAVPLLKPQSPVVGTGIEQLVARDSRVLINAEGTGTVEYVDANEIVIRYDWSADDKLVSFDSEVTRYSLTKFQKTNQSTTINLKPIVRKGDRIEKGQVLCEGYATQGGELALGQNLKVAFMPWKGYNFEDAIVISERVVRDDIFTSIHIDEYSLEVRDTKRGMEELTSDIPNVSEEATKDLDENGLIRIGAEIKEGDILIGKITPKGETDPSPEEKLLRAIFGDKAGDVKDASLKAGPSLRGVVIEKKLFSRAIKDRKSKAQDKPVLEVLDTEYDKDYAELKEKLADKLMTVLGENKSAGVFNNFKEEIIKKGTKFTHKNLLMIDYTIVNPTNWTTDSHVNALISRLLHNFTIKANDLLGIYKRKKFHISVGDELPAGIVKMAKVYVAQKRKLKVGDKMAGRHGNKGIVANIVRAEDMPFLEDGTPVDIVLNPLGVPSRMNLGQIYETVLGWAGEKLGVKFATPIFDGAKPEEINEWTDKAGVPRSGKTYLYDGGTGDRFHQPATVGVIYMLKLSHMVDDKMHARSIGPYSLITQQPLGGKAQFGGQRFGEMEVWALEAFGAANILQEILTVKSDDVMGRAKAYEAIVKGDNIPEPGIPESFNVLLHELRGLGLNVSMD; translated from the coding sequence TTGGCAACAACAAGCAATACATCAACGAGAATTAATTTTGCTTCCAGCAAAAATCAGTTCGCTTATCCGGATTTTCTGGATATTCAGCTTAAATCCTTCCAGGAGTTCTTCCAATTGGAAACAACACCTGAGAATCGTGAAAGTGAAGGATTGTTCAAGGTATTTGCGGAGAATTTCCCAATTACTGACACACGAAATCAATTCGTGTTGGAGTTCCTTGATTATTTCATCGACCCACCCCGTTACACTATTGATGAGTGTATCGAAAGAGGTTTAACTTACAGCGTTCCGCTAAAGGCTAAACTAAAATTATATTGTACAGACCCTGAGCACGAAGATTTCGAAACAATCGTGCAGGATGTATACTTAGGTACAATTCCATACATGACTCCAAAAGGTTCTTTCGTAATCAATGGTGCCGAGCGTGTAATTGTTTCCCAGTTGCACCGTTCACCAGGGGTATTCTTCGGTCAGAGCCGTCACGCTAACGGTACTAAATTGTACTCTGCGCGTGTGATTCCTTTCAAGGGATCCTGGATCGAATTCGCAACGGATATCAACAGCGTAATGTATGCTTACATCGACCGTAAGAAGAAATTGCCTGTGACAACTCTTTTCCGTGCGATCGGATATGAAACAGATAAAGATATTCTAGAAATATTCGGATTAGCTGACGAAGTGAAAGCTAATAAGGCTAATTTGAAAAAATGCGTTGGTAGACGACTGGCTGCTCGTGTATTGAAGTCTTGGATTGAGGACTTTGGAGACGAAGATACAGGAGAAGTAGTATCTATCGAACGTAACGAGGTAATCCTTGACCGTGAAACCGTATTGGAAGATCACCACATTGATGAGATCATTGATGCAGGTGTGAAAACAGTTATTTTCCACAAAGAGGATGCTAACACAGCTGATTATACGATTATCTACAACACGCTTCAGAAAGATACTTCCAACTCGGAGAAAGAAGCAGTTGAGCACATCTACCGTCAGTTGCGTAATGCTGAACCACCTGATTATGAAACTGCAAAAGGAGTATTCGAGAAATTGTTCTTCTCCGATGCACGTTACGACTTAGGTGAAGTAGGTCGTTACAGAATGAATAAGAAGTTGAACATCGATAACTCGGAAGAGTCTCGTGTGTTGACTAAAAATGATATTCTTTCGATCATCAAGTACCTGATCGAATTGATCAACTCCAAGGCGGATGTGGATGATATTGACCACTTGTCAAATCGTCGCGTTCGTACGGTAGGTGAACAATTGTACGCTCAGTTTGGTGTTGGTTTGGCTCGTATGGCCCGTACAATTCGTGAACGTATGAACGTTCGTGATAACGAGGTCTTTACTCCGATCGACTTGATCAACGCGAAGACTTTGTCTTCCGTAATCAACTCGTTCTTCGGAACAAACCAGTTGTCTCAGTTTATGGATCAGACCAACCCGCTTTCCGAGGTAACTCACAAGCGTCGTTTGTCTGCACTAGGACCAGGTGGACTTTCCCGTGAAAGAGCAGGGTTCGAGGTTCGTGACGTTCACTATACGCACTACGGTCGTTTGTGTACGATTGAGACACCGGAAGGACCGAACATCGGTTTGATCTCTTCTTTGTGTGTATTCGCGAAGGTGAACAAACTTGGTTTCATCGAAACTCCTTACCGTTCGGTTGTAAACGGTAAAGTAGATATTTCTTCCGAGCCGATTTATTTATCAGCTGAAGAAGAAGATGCAAAAATGATCGCTCAGGCGAACGCGAAAGTGGACGAAAAAGGAAATTTCCTTTCAGAGGTTGTAAAAGCCCGTTACGAAGGAGACTTCCCGGTTGTTCCACCGACAGATTTGAACCTGATGGACGTTGGAGCTAACCAGATTGCATCGATTGCGGCATCATCCATTCCGTTCCTGGAGCATGATGATGCGAACCGTGCCTTGATGGGATCCAACATGCAGCGCCAGGCTGTTCCGTTGTTGAAACCACAGTCTCCGGTAGTTGGTACAGGAATCGAGCAATTAGTTGCTCGCGATTCCCGTGTATTGATCAACGCTGAGGGAACAGGAACAGTAGAGTACGTGGATGCAAACGAAATCGTGATCCGTTACGATTGGTCTGCTGATGACAAATTAGTAAGCTTTGATAGTGAAGTGACTCGTTACTCATTAACAAAATTCCAGAAAACAAACCAAAGTACAACAATCAACCTGAAGCCGATTGTTCGCAAAGGGGACCGCATTGAGAAAGGACAGGTTCTATGTGAAGGATACGCGACACAAGGAGGAGAGTTGGCATTGGGGCAAAACCTGAAAGTTGCATTCATGCCTTGGAAAGGGTATAACTTTGAGGATGCAATCGTTATTTCTGAGCGTGTTGTTCGTGACGATATCTTTACTTCAATCCATATTGACGAATACTCATTGGAGGTTCGTGATACAAAACGAGGAATGGAAGAATTAACTTCCGATATTCCGAACGTTTCTGAAGAAGCAACAAAAGATTTGGATGAGAACGGTTTGATCCGCATTGGTGCTGAGATCAAAGAAGGTGACATCCTGATCGGTAAGATTACTCCGAAAGGTGAAACGGATCCTTCTCCGGAAGAGAAGTTATTACGTGCAATCTTCGGTGATAAAGCGGGTGACGTGAAAGATGCTTCTTTGAAAGCTGGTCCGTCTCTTCGTGGTGTTGTTATTGAGAAAAAATTGTTCTCCCGTGCGATCAAAGATCGTAAGTCTAAAGCTCAGGACAAGCCGGTATTGGAAGTTCTGGATACAGAATACGACAAGGATTACGCAGAGTTGAAAGAAAAATTAGCTGATAAATTGATGACCGTTTTGGGTGAGAATAAATCAGCTGGTGTATTCAACAACTTCAAAGAAGAGATCATTAAGAAAGGAACGAAGTTCACTCACAAGAATTTGTTGATGATCGATTATACGATCGTGAATCCTACAAACTGGACAACTGATTCACACGTGAATGCATTGATTAGTCGTTTGTTGCACAACTTTACGATTAAAGCAAACGATTTGCTTGGAATCTACAAACGTAAGAAATTCCATATTTCAGTTGGAGATGAGCTACCTGCAGGTATCGTGAAAATGGCGAAAGTTTATGTTGCCCAGAAACGTAAGTTGAAAGTGGGTGATAAGATGGCTGGTCGTCACGGTAACAAAGGGATCGTTGCAAACATCGTTCGTGCTGAAGACATGCCGTTCTTAGAGGATGGAACACCGGTAGATATCGTATTGAATCCACTGGGGGTACCTTCCCGTATGAACCTGGGTCAGATTTACGAAACAGTACTTGGTTGGGCCGGAGAAAAATTGGGGGTGAAATTCGCTACTCCGATTTTCGATGGTGCTAAACCGGAAGAAATCAATGAATGGACAGATAAAGCGGGAGTTCCGCGTTCAGGTAAAACTTACCTGTACGACGGAGGTACCGGAGACCGTTTCCATCAGCCGGCAACAGTGGGTGTGATTTACATGTTGAAATTATCTCACATGGTTGACGACAAAATGCACGCGCGTTCAATCGGACCATACTCATTAATTACACAACAGCCATTGGGTGGTAAAGCCCAATTCGGAGGTCAGCGTTTTGGTGAGATGGAGGTTTGGGCTCTTGAAGCATTCGGAGCGGCTAATATCCTGCAGGAGATCCTGACAGTGAAATCCGATGACGTGATGGGTCGTGCGAAAGCGTACGAAGCGATCGTTAAAGGTGATAACATTCCGGAGCCGGGAATTCCAGAATCATTCAACGTATTGTTGCATGAATTGAGAGGTCTTGGATTGAATGTATCAATGGATTAA
- the nusG gene encoding transcription termination/antitermination protein NusG, which yields MGDIKKRWYVVRAVSGKEKKVKEYLDLEISRLKLDDYVSQVLIPTEKVFQIRNGKKISKEKAYLPGYVLIEAALIGEVPHVIKGIPNVIGFLGAEKGGDPQPMRLSEVNRILGKVDELSETEEEVKIPFVIGESVKVIDGPFNNFSGVIDEINEEKKKLKVMVKIFGRKNLLELSYMQVEKEG from the coding sequence ATGGGAGATATTAAAAAACGTTGGTACGTAGTGCGTGCAGTGAGTGGAAAAGAGAAAAAGGTAAAAGAATACCTGGATCTGGAGATTTCCCGTTTAAAGCTGGACGATTATGTATCTCAGGTATTGATTCCGACTGAGAAAGTTTTTCAGATCCGTAACGGAAAGAAAATCTCGAAGGAAAAAGCGTATTTACCAGGATATGTATTGATCGAAGCGGCATTGATCGGTGAGGTTCCTCACGTGATCAAGGGAATTCCGAATGTAATCGGGTTCCTGGGTGCTGAAAAAGGAGGTGATCCTCAACCGATGCGTTTGTCCGAAGTAAATCGAATTTTAGGTAAGGTAGACGAATTATCCGAAACAGAAGAGGAAGTAAAAATCCCATTCGTTATCGGAGAGTCTGTGAAAGTGATCGACGGACCATTCAACAATTTCTCCGGAGTTATTGACGAGATCAATGAAGAGAAGAAGAAATTGAAAGTAATGGTTAAGATCTTCGGTCGCAAGAACCTTCTTGAGCTTAGCTACATGCAAGTAGAAAAAGAAGGGTAA
- the rplJ gene encoding 50S ribosomal protein L10 encodes MNKDQKAQYIEDLAQDLSKANIFYLADTAALTVETINQLRRRCFQQGIELRVVKNTLLAKAMAKVEGRNYDNLASVLSGPTSIMFSEVGNAPAKLIKDFRKKNDKPILKGAYIEEAVFIGDNQLDALEAIKSREELIGDIIGLLQSPAKNVISGLTGGGSKIAGILKTLEERA; translated from the coding sequence ATGAATAAAGATCAAAAAGCACAGTACATTGAAGATCTTGCTCAAGATTTATCGAAAGCAAATATCTTCTATCTTGCAGATACAGCAGCTCTTACAGTAGAAACAATTAACCAGTTACGCCGTCGTTGTTTTCAGCAAGGTATCGAACTACGTGTAGTTAAGAACACTTTGTTGGCTAAGGCAATGGCTAAGGTTGAAGGTAGAAATTACGATAACTTGGCATCCGTGTTGAGTGGTCCGACATCTATCATGTTCTCTGAAGTAGGAAACGCTCCTGCAAAATTGATTAAAGATTTCCGCAAAAAGAATGATAAGCCAATCCTGAAAGGAGCTTATATTGAAGAAGCAGTATTTATTGGTGATAACCAATTGGATGCGCTGGAAGCAATCAAGTCTCGTGAAGAATTGATCGGTGATATCATCGGATTACTACAAAGCCCGGCGAAAAATGTTATTTCCGGTCTTACAGGTGGTGGTTCCAAAATTGCCGGAATCCTTAAAACGCTCGAAGAAAGAGCATAA
- the rplK gene encoding 50S ribosomal protein L11, producing the protein MAKEVAALIKLQIKGGQANPAPPVGPALGAKGVNIMEFCKQYNARTQDKPGKVLPCVITVYSDKSFDFVIKTPPAAVQIIESAKLKKGSSEPNKSKVGTMTWDQIRVIAEDKMPDMNCFTVDSAMSMVAGTARSMGVTVKGGEAPATK; encoded by the coding sequence ATGGCTAAAGAAGTAGCAGCATTGATCAAATTACAGATCAAAGGTGGTCAAGCCAATCCAGCTCCTCCGGTTGGTCCTGCACTAGGTGCGAAAGGGGTCAACATTATGGAATTCTGCAAGCAGTATAATGCTCGTACGCAGGATAAGCCAGGAAAGGTTTTACCATGTGTGATTACTGTGTACAGTGACAAATCATTTGATTTCGTCATCAAAACTCCTCCAGCAGCTGTGCAAATTATCGAAAGCGCTAAGTTGAAAAAAGGTTCTTCTGAGCCTAACAAGAGCAAAGTTGGTACCATGACATGGGATCAAATTCGCGTTATCGCTGAAGATAAAATGCCGGATATGAATTGTTTTACTGTTGATTCAGCTATGTCTATGGTAGCTGGTACAGCACGTAGTATGGGTGTAACTGTTAAAGGAGGTGAAGCTCCTGCAACTAAATAA
- the tuf gene encoding elongation factor Tu, protein MAKESFNRSKPHVNIGTIGHVDHGKTTLTAAISSVLAAKGLAAVRDFSSIDNAPEEKERGITINTSHIEYETANRHYAHVDCPGHADYVKNMVTGAAQMDGAILVVAATDGPMPQTREHILLGKQVGVPRLVVFMNKVDMVDDAELLELVEMEVRELLSFYDYDGDNAPVIQGSALGALNGEPEWVAKVDELMDAVDSYIELPPRDVDKPFLMPVEDVFTITGRGTVATGRIETGVINSGDPVEILGMGEEKLTSTVTGVEMFRKILDRGEAGDNVGLLLRGIEKSQIKRGMVICKPGSVKPHADFKAEIYVLKKEEGGRHTPFHNKYRPQFYFRTTDVTGEIFLTDGREMVMPGDNVTINVKLIVPVAMDKGLRFAIREGGRTVGAGQVTEIIA, encoded by the coding sequence ATGGCTAAGGAAAGTTTTAATCGTTCCAAACCGCACGTAAACATTGGTACTATTGGTCACGTTGACCACGGTAAAACTACGTTGACTGCGGCTATTTCAAGCGTATTGGCTGCTAAAGGATTAGCTGCCGTTCGTGATTTCTCTTCAATTGATAACGCACCGGAAGAAAAAGAGCGTGGTATTACTATTAACACGTCACACATCGAGTACGAAACAGCTAACCGTCACTACGCACACGTTGACTGTCCAGGTCACGCGGATTACGTAAAGAACATGGTTACTGGAGCTGCGCAGATGGACGGAGCGATCCTTGTAGTTGCTGCTACTGACGGACCGATGCCACAAACTCGCGAGCACATCCTATTAGGAAAACAAGTTGGTGTTCCTCGTTTGGTTGTATTCATGAACAAAGTGGATATGGTTGACGATGCTGAGTTGTTAGAGCTAGTAGAAATGGAAGTTCGTGAATTGTTGTCTTTCTACGATTACGACGGTGACAATGCACCGGTTATCCAGGGATCTGCACTAGGTGCATTGAACGGTGAGCCAGAGTGGGTTGCTAAAGTTGATGAGTTGATGGATGCAGTTGATAGCTACATCGAACTACCTCCTCGTGATGTTGATAAGCCATTCTTGATGCCGGTTGAAGACGTATTTACGATTACAGGTCGTGGTACAGTAGCAACAGGACGTATCGAAACTGGAGTTATTAACTCCGGAGATCCGGTTGAGATCTTAGGTATGGGTGAAGAGAAATTGACTTCTACTGTAACTGGGGTTGAAATGTTCCGTAAGATCTTGGATCGCGGAGAAGCTGGTGACAACGTTGGTCTTTTATTACGTGGTATTGAGAAGTCTCAAATCAAGCGTGGAATGGTAATCTGTAAGCCAGGTTCTGTTAAGCCACATGCTGATTTCAAAGCTGAGATCTACGTATTGAAGAAAGAAGAAGGTGGTCGTCACACTCCATTCCATAACAAATACCGTCCTCAGTTCTACTTCCGTACAACTGACGTAACTGGAGAGATTTTCTTGACAGACGGACGTGAGATGGTTATGCCAGGTGATAACGTAACAATCAATGTTAAGTTGATCGTGCCTGTAGCAATGGACAAAGGTCTACGTTTCGCTATCCGTGAGGGTGGTCGTACAGTAGGTGCTGGTCAGGTTACTGAAATCATCGCTTAA
- a CDS encoding HPF/RaiA family ribosome-associated protein, with the protein MDVKVHSIHFKADQKLIDFINDKVEKLQVFFDHIIVGEVFLRLDKNSEQENKIAEVKILMPGKELFAKKQCKSFEEAADLCVDALRTQVKKYKGKLAN; encoded by the coding sequence ATGGACGTTAAAGTGCATTCTATCCATTTTAAAGCGGATCAAAAACTCATTGATTTTATTAATGACAAAGTGGAAAAGCTTCAGGTTTTTTTCGACCACATCATTGTTGGGGAAGTTTTTTTACGGTTGGATAAGAATTCGGAACAGGAAAATAAGATAGCAGAAGTGAAAATATTGATGCCCGGAAAGGAATTATTTGCCAAGAAACAATGCAAATCTTTTGAAGAAGCGGCAGATTTGTGTGTAGATGCCTTGCGCACACAGGTAAAAAAATACAAAGGAAAATTAGCGAATTAG
- the rplA gene encoding 50S ribosomal protein L1 translates to MGRISKKRKEVLAKYDLTKTYTLVEACDLVKNITTTKFDASVDISVRLGVDPRKANQMVRGTVALPHGTGKDVRVLVLCTPDKEAEAKAAGAEFVGLDEFIDKIKGGWTDIDVIITMPSVMGKVGALGRILGPRGLMPNPKTGTVTMEVGKAVEEVKAGKIDFKVDKFGNIHTSVGKASFEGAKIRDNAHELIQQLIKLKPSAAKGTYIKSIYISSTMSPSIQVDAKSVVA, encoded by the coding sequence ATGGGAAGAATTTCTAAAAAAAGAAAAGAGGTTTTAGCAAAGTATGATTTGACTAAAACTTACACCTTGGTAGAAGCGTGTGATTTAGTGAAGAACATTACAACTACTAAGTTCGATGCATCAGTAGATATTTCAGTACGCCTGGGAGTAGATCCACGTAAAGCGAACCAGATGGTTCGTGGTACTGTTGCATTGCCTCACGGAACTGGTAAGGACGTACGAGTATTGGTACTTTGTACTCCTGACAAGGAAGCTGAAGCAAAAGCAGCTGGTGCTGAATTCGTTGGATTGGATGAATTCATTGACAAAATCAAAGGTGGTTGGACAGACATCGACGTAATTATTACAATGCCTTCAGTAATGGGTAAAGTAGGTGCATTAGGACGTATCCTGGGACCTCGCGGTTTAATGCCGAACCCTAAAACAGGTACTGTAACAATGGAAGTTGGTAAAGCTGTTGAAGAAGTGAAAGCAGGTAAAATTGATTTCAAAGTTGACAAATTCGGTAACATTCATACATCTGTTGGGAAAGCAAGCTTCGAAGGAGCTAAGATCCGTGACAATGCACATGAATTGATCCAACAGTTGATCAAATTGAAACCATCTGCTGCAAAAGGTACTTACATTAAAAGTATCTACATCAGCTCTACAATGTCTCCAAGTATCCAGGTTGATGCTAAGTCTGTTGTAGCTTAA
- the secE gene encoding preprotein translocase subunit SecE produces MSKFRNYFSETITEMTQNVTWPTWKELQSNALIVVVASVIFALLVFAMDNIFGITGTPTSTWKGVVGFIYSFF; encoded by the coding sequence ATGTCAAAGTTTAGAAATTATTTTAGCGAAACCATTACTGAGATGACTCAGAATGTGACGTGGCCGACGTGGAAAGAATTGCAGAGCAATGCACTGATTGTAGTGGTTGCGTCTGTAATTTTTGCATTGTTGGTATTCGCCATGGACAACATCTTTGGTATTACCGGTACTCCTACTTCTACCTGGAAGGGAGTTGTTGGATTTATCTATTCTTTCTTTTAA
- the rplL gene encoding 50S ribosomal protein L7/L12: protein MADLKQIAETLVNLTVKEVNELATILKDEYGIEPAAAAPVMMAGGAAGGGEAAAEKTEFDVILKSGGANKLAVVKLVKELTGNGLKESKDIVDGAPATLKEAVSKDEAEGLKKALEEAGAEVEIK, encoded by the coding sequence ATGGCTGATTTAAAACAAATCGCAGAAACGCTAGTAAACTTGACAGTTAAAGAAGTAAACGAACTAGCTACAATCTTGAAAGACGAATACGGTATTGAGCCTGCAGCTGCTGCTCCGGTTATGATGGCTGGTGGTGCTGCTGGTGGTGGTGAAGCTGCTGCTGAAAAAACTGAATTCGACGTAATCCTGAAATCAGGTGGTGCTAACAAACTTGCAGTAGTTAAGTTGGTTAAAGAACTTACTGGTAACGGATTGAAAGAATCTAAAGACATCGTTGACGGAGCTCCTGCTACTTTGAAAGAAGCAGTTTCTAAAGACGAGGCTGAAGGTCTTAAGAAAGCATTGGAAGAAGCTGGTGCTGAAGTAGAGATCAAGTAA